From the genome of Phaeodactylum tricornutum CCAP 1055/1 chromosome 13, whole genome shotgun sequence, one region includes:
- a CDS encoding predicted protein, with product MSTPLPDIKSSITTATRLRALGFCGADDSVHPHLLVMMAHAYPVVEFGILFRPDKAGMPRYASDTWVEQLANVVRTYNTQIADTAKGNRIKLAAHLCGSRVNEVLNGQSDFVQQLQSWGFQRVQINATAVNGVETSRLTESILLVATVMKEFPQLEFIVQKNEETRPLWQGLIAAGLPPNVSMLVDESKGTGVLNSSAWPPPPELYDIGYAGGIGPPNIRQVLQDVAEAGQGREIWVDMESSLRSITDGNDVFNLNKCYKVIAVACEEGLMKHPNYLLSE from the coding sequence ATGTCGACCCCTCTTCCCGATATCAAGTCATCGATCACGACCGCCACACGCTTACGTGCACTGGGATTTTGTGGCGCGGACGATTCGGTTCATCCCCATTTGTTGGTGATGATGGCGCACGCCTACCCCGTCGTAGAATTCGGCATTTTGTTTCGGCCCGATAAGGCCGGAATGCCCCGGTACGCTTCGGATACTTGGGTCGAACAACTCGCTAACGTCGTTCGTACATATAACACTCAAATCGCTGACACAGCGAAAGGCAACCGCATAAAACTTGCCGCTCACTTATGTGGCAGCCGAGTAAACGAAGTCCTCAATGGGCAGTCAGACTTTGTCCAACAGCTTCAATCGTGGGGATTTCAGCGTGTTCAGATCAACGCAACCGCAGTGAACGGTGTGGAGACGTCACGCTTGACTGAATCCATATTACTGGTTGCCACGGTCATGAAAGAATTTCCGCAACTGGAGTTTATTGTACAAAAGAATGAAGAGACCCGTCCGTTGTGGCAAGGGCTCATTGCGGCTGGTTTGCCGCCCAACGTTTCCATGCTTGTGGACGAATCCAAAGGAACTGGGGTCCTGAATTCGTCGGCATGGCCACCTCCACCGGAGCTCTACGATATAGGCTATGCTGGAGGCATAGGTCCGCCCAACATTCGACAAGTGCTGCAAGATGTTGCTGAGGCCGGTCAAGGACGAGAAATTTGGGTTGATATGGAAAGCAGTTTACGGAGTATTACTGATGGCAATGATGTGTTTAATCTGAACAAATGCTACAAAGTCATTGCGGTTGCCTGTGAGGAAGGACTAATGAAACATCCTAACTATTTGCTTTCCGAATAA
- a CDS encoding predicted protein encodes MPLKAIDSSDYCIEKLARNVAVTAQDHHRLAPFNPTSEQAQLAILQILDLHHDDVLFDLGCGDARLLLAAVQMVPGLQCVGIEMDLKFTTRAWNAISSQPLSTQNRINIRFGDVLKVGYAEKDGRKSLPSSETLTLLDDSTAIYLFLVPKGLLKIQPLLDKVVQRRIEAKRSIRIVAYMFRIHSWDPISVDRTTKGDVPIYVYKF; translated from the coding sequence ATGCCTCTGAAAGCTATAGATAGTTCTGATTATTGCATTGAAAAATTGGCACGTAATGTTGCGGTGACCGCACAGGACCACCATCGTCTAGCACCATTCAACCCAACGAGCGAACAAGCTCAATTGGCTATTCTGCAAATTTTGGATCTACATCACGACGACGTCTTATTCGACTTAGGCTGTGGTGATGCCCGGCTGCTTCTCGCTGCTGTTCAGATGGTACCTGGCCTCCAGTGCGTGGGAATCGAAATGGATCTCAAGTTTACAACTCGAGCTTGGAACGCAATATCGTCACAACCTCTATCGACTCAAAATCGAATCAATATTCGTTTCGGCGACGTGCTTAAAGTCGGATATGCAGAGAAGGATGGACGTAAAAGTCTACCGTCTAGCGAAACTTTGACTTTGCTTGACGACTCTACAGCAATCtatctttttcttgtccctAAAGGACTACTGAAAATTCAACCTCTTCTGGATAAAGTAGTCCAGCGACGAATCGAAGCAAAGAGGTCCATTCGAATCGTGGCTTACATGTTTCGGATACATAGTTGGGATCCAATCTCAGTGGACAGGACTACCAAAGGTGATGTTCCAATATATGTCTATAAATTCTAA